Part of the Tidjanibacter massiliensis genome is shown below.
GGGAAGGAGCCGCCGCACCGACGGCCGGTGCCCGATACGACGAATTATGGAAACGATACACCCTGAAAAGGTGACGACGGATGACGGAACGGCAACGCTCCGTCATCCTCTTTTCGGCGACACCTACCACTCCCTGCACGGTGCAGCGACGGAGTCGGAACATGTCTTCATCCGCAACGGACTCGCCGCCGCAGGCAGGAATTCGGTACGGATACTCGAAGCGGGATTCGGCAGCGGCCTCAACGCCTGGCTGACGCTGGAGTACGCCCGACGGCACGGAATACGCATCGACTACCGTGCCGTGGAGCGCTACCCCGTGGATGCGGAGACGGCCTGCGGACTCGGCTATACGGAAGACACGCTCTTCGCCGACCTGCACCGCAGCGCATGGGACAGGGAACTGCCCCTCGCCGAGGGATTCACGCTGACCAAATACGCCGCCGACCTGACCGAACCCGGCCGGGAGTGGGAACGCTACACCTACGACCTGGTCTACTTCGATGCCTTCGCCCCCGCTACGCAGCCGGAGATGTGGACGGCCGACATCTTCCGACGCATCTTCCGCATACTCGCACCGGGAGGAGCCCTCGTAACGTACAGCGCCAGGGGAACGGTCAAACAGGCACTCCGCGAGGCGGGATTCACGGTGCGGCGGCTGCCCGGCGCCCCCGGCAAACACCATATGCTGCGGGCGGAAAAGCCGGTCGAGCCACCGGCAGGCCATCCTGCCGAATGACCGGCCGCAGACACGGCAGTGAGATTACGCCGCGGCACACGGTGCCGACGGCAAGATGACGACGGAGCGGACACACTCCCCGCAATCCGCTCCGTCGGACCTATCGCCCGATGTACCGCCGGGCAAGGAAAACCTGCATTTCTTTGCCGGCCGTTCCTATTGCGAAGCGGTTGCTACCGTTATTTATATTACCTTTGACGGTCGGCATGACGGAACATGCGCCGACAAGGAAGGCCATGGAAAAACAATACACATTCCCTTACAGGCAATACACCCTACCGGACGGCGCAACGCCGGAGGAGAGGCTCCTTATCGAAGAGGCCCGCAAAGCGGCCCAGGGCGCCTATGCCCCCTTCTCGGGCTACCGCGTTGGGGCCGCCGCCCGGTTGGCGAGCGGGCGGATAATCACCGCCGCGAACCAGGAAAGCGAAGTGTTTCCGGCGGGCCTCTGCGCCGAACGGGTGCTGCTTTTCAGCCACCTGGCCACCGACCCGGAAGACCGGATAACGGCTCTGGCCATCGCCTCCGTCCCGGACGATACGGAGTGTTGTCCGTGCGGCGGATGCAGGCAGGTAATGCTGGACACGATGCGGCGCCAGGGTACCCCCTTCCGCATCATTATGAGCAGCGAGCAGAGCGCCACGGTCGTGGACAGTCCCGCCTGCCTGATGCCTTTCCCTTTCGGCCTCTGACAGGCCCCCGGAAAACGGCCGACGACAACGCATTAAAACCGATATATGGCAAACGATACTTTCACGGGAGGATTCTCCGCCGGGGACATCCTCTACGAGGACAACCACCTCATCGCCGTCAACAAACGGGCCGGACAGCTCGTGCAGAGCGACACGGCGGGCGAACCGGGCCTCGAAGAGATGATAAAAGCCTTCATCAAGGAGCGCGACGGCAAACCGGGGGAGGTGTTCCTCGGCGTCGCCCACCGCATCGACCGGCCCGTCAGCGGTGCGGTACTCTTCGCCAAGACGAGCAAGGCGCTGGTAAGGCTGAACGAAATGCTGCGCGACCGCAGCGTAAAGAAAATCTACTGGGCGATAACGGAGAACATTCCGGAAGAACCGGAGGGTACGCTCCGTCACTGGATGACGCGCGACGGCAAGACCAACCGGGCACACGCCTACGCCTCGCCTCGCGGCGACGCCAAAGAGGCCGTGCTCCGCTACCGGCTTCTGGGCGGCAGCAAGAACTACCGGCTGCTGGAGGTCGAACTCATCACCGGAAGGCACCACCAGATTCGCTGCCAGCTTGCAAAAGCCGGGTGTCCGATAAAGGGCGACCTGAAGTACGGTGCACCGCGCTCCAACCCCGGCGGCGGCATCTCGCTCCATTCGCGCAGCCTCTCCTTCGTCCATCCCGTACGCAGGGAACCGCTGACGATAACCGCTCCCGTCCCGAAAGAGGACAGCCTCTGGAGTTTCTTTGAAAAGTCGCAGGGCGGAGACGAATAGGCACCCGGCGGCAGAATCCGGAAAATTTCTCGGCCGGCGGTGTTACATTTTTCCGGCCGGCACGTCCCTATATGAAAAGGGCGTCGGGCGGTACTTTTTCCCGGCCGGGGCGCCCTGACGGCGCCCGCCCCGCTGGCGGAAACAAACCACAGAAAGTACCATGAAAAGAATCTTCACCCTCCTTTTTTGCCTTCTGGCCGCAGCATCGGCGACCTCAGGTCATACGGCAGAGCGACAGGACGAGGCCTGCAACACTACCCATGCGGCCGACAGCAGCATCCGTCCCGCGAAAAAATCGGTTACCCAGCGCCGGGAAGTCCGCAGATTCGAAGAGATTGCGGCATCGTCCGGCATCACCGTACTGGTAAGACAAGCCGACGAGTGGACGGTGGAAGTCTCCGCAGACGAGAACATCATCGACCGCGTACAGACCGAAGTCGTGGGCAATACGCTCCGCATCCGCTACCGGAACAACACCTCCATCAACGGCCGGCATGAACCCACCGTCGTCCGCGTCTCCTGTCCGGTGCTTACGAACATCTCGGCCACCAGCGGAACGGACATCACGTTCACGAACCTTTTCGAAGGGGAAGCGCTGACCGTCCATGCCACGAGCGCCGCACGTATCGACGGGGCCATCCGGTACGGCAGTCTCATGCTTTCGGCCACCAGCGGCGCCGACATCACCCTGACGGGCCGCAGCAGACACTCCACCCTCACCGCAACGAGCGGTGCGAACATAGACGCATCGGCCCTCGTCAGCGAAGAGGTCTCGGCCTCTGCAACCAGCGGAGCACACGTCAAGACCTATGCACACACCCGGCTCACGGCAAAAGCGACGAGCGGCGCCATCGTAGTATATTACGGCAATCCGACACAGACCGACATTTCGGCCACCAGCGGAGGCAGCATCCGGAAACGGCCCTGACCTGCTGCACGGAAACGGATGCCTTCCCCCGTAAGGGAACAGCCAAGCGGACCCCGGCGGCAGTTCTGCCGCCGGGATGCAACCGTTACAGGCAGCCACTGCTCTGCAAACATCACGGCAGCTTGCGGGCACTATCCGTCCCCGCAAGCTTATACGACAAAACCAACAGCCGCATTACAAAACGGTAAGATTCTCAAAATATCGCCGCAACGCTACCGTCAGAAAGGACAAAACGGAGACGGGCAACGTCAGGTCTGCTGCAATCGCTTCCGATATTGCGACGGGCTCGTTCCGATATTTTTCCGAAAGACCCGAATAAAATGCGGTAAATCATTGAATCCTACGAGATAGCACACTTCGGATATGGACTTCTGCGAGTGTTTCAACAATTCGCAAGCAGTGTTCAGCCGGTATTGCGTCACGAACTGCGAGAATGTCATTCCCTTACAACGCTTGAAATAGGAACAGAAAGCGGAACGGTTCATCCCTGTCTCCGCCGCCATATCGTCCAATGATATTGGATGAATGTAGTGTGCCATGACATAAGCATGGATTTGCTGCATTCGGCGCACATCACGTTCCATCCGTACCGGCTTGCCCGCAAACGAATAATCCGATGCCGTAAAGATGACAGGCAGCAGGCGGAACATTTCGCATAGCCGCTCCAATTCATTCAATCCATTCATTTTATGCAATGCCTGACGGACAATCCGGGAACTTCGCACGCCGAATTTCAACGCCTCGGTCGGGAAAACGACCCCCGTCAAGCCGTTCCGTAATTCGGGAAAGACCTCCATGCACCTCTGCACAAGGGTATGCCTGAAAGCCACCATAAGATAACGGATACACCCCTCTTTGTCAGCCGAAGAGGGGGCATAGTCCCAATGATGGTGCATGGAGGGCGGAATTAGCACCACATCTCCCGCCGCAAAGGGCTGTAGCGTGTCTCCGGCCGTTCGCGCCCCATACCCCTGCAATACATAGTACAGTTCCCACGCATCGTGCCGATGCAGTTTTGCTTCCATCCGTACATCCACCCGTTGGTCTATAAAAAAGAACGAATGATTTTCCTGGTCCGGCAAGTCATACGGTATTACGACATCTTTCATATCACGGCTTCGAATACATGCAAATTTACGACAACTATTCGACAAAACAGGACAAAGATACGACAACAATACACCGTATCTTTGTAGCAATTAACGACAAGAAGTCTGACTTATAAATTAATTGCATATGGAATTCTATGAAGTATTGGAAAAACGCCGCACATACCGCGATTTCTCCGACCGCGAGGTCAGCGACGAGCTTCTGAAAAGAGTTATCGGTGCGGCATTCAAAGCCCCGACCAACGACCACCTGCGGCAGCTTGAATTCATCGTGGTGCGTGGTCGAGAAAACATTGCCCGGATAATCACTCCGCTTGCAAAGCATATGGCCGCATTCAAGGACCTTGTTTTCGAAGCGGACGATTCAGGCGACAAGGACAAGAGGGCGATGTTTGCCGATGCGCTGCCCAAACAACAGAAGATGCTTCTGGATAGCGGGTTACTTATTCTTCCGTTTTTTCGGCAAAAGCAAAGTCCCCTGCTGGAACCGGCAGAGCAAAGTTCGCTCAACTATTTCGCCTCCGCATGGTGCGCCGTGGAAAACATGCTGCTCGCCGCAGCCGCCGAAGGATTGGGAACGGCCTTCCATATACCCGTGAGCGACGAGGCCGAAATGATAAAGAAAATCGTAGGCGCTCCCGAAGACTACGAATTTACTTGTCTGCTTACAATAGGCTACCCCGCTGAAAACGCTTTTTTACCCAAACAAAAAGAAATCGACATCGAAGACAGAATACATGAAAACATTTGGTAAAGGCGGTTTTCGATTTTAGGGAAAGGCTGCTGAACCAGACATCCCTCTGACGGGAATTACGCGGCAGGAGGGATTTGGGCGGGCCAAAAAACGCATCAAACGGGACCTCCGGTTTCCACACCTGCATACTGTCTTTGCATACGCTTTCGTCCGGTTCCATGCCCCGGCCGCAGTATCCGCACCCCGTCCTCCTTCCCGTAACGTGTTCCCGCCTTCGTATGACATGTAATGGAGTATAGTCGGCTCCGAACAGCCCGGCAACAGCCGAGGATAATTGGAATCCGCCATCCGAATATACCAAGCCTCCCCAACGATACGACGCTTCGCCCTACTCAGACAAAGACAGGGGACAACCGGCAGGGAACAAGGAAAATTTCGAGGCCGCAGCCAACCACGGCGGCAAAAAACACGCTGAAAGACAATGACTGTATGCCATAAGAAAAGTAACGATACCGACAACTATGAAACGCAAGAATGAAACGCGACGGCTGAGGACAACCCGCACGCCGGTCCGACGCAGCGACGGCAGTACCCCGAACCCGCACGGTACCGGAAAGGAGATACCACACCGCCCGACGGACAAACCATATACCACGTACGTCCGCAGAATCGCACGACATGCAGCCGTACCGATTACGGCCGCCGCGCCGCCGTGCACGCCCTTTTGGCATACCGGTCAAAGGCCCGTTATCCGCTTGATGTCGTTCAGCATATTGAGCGCCTGAATGGGCGTCAGCGAATCGATGTCGAGCCCCCGTATCTGGTCGCGTATCTGGACGAGCACGGGGTCTTCCAACTGGAACATGCTGAGCTGTACGCCCGGAAGATGTTCCTCGGCGCCTGACGTCTTCCGCCCCTTGCCGCGCCCCGAAGGCTTCGCAACAGCCCGGACGCCCGCCGGTACGGCAGCCTCCTCCCGCACATCGCTCCCGGTCTCCTCCCCTGCGCCTGCGGCGGCACGTCCGGCCCCCTCCAGCGACGCGAGAATCGCCTCCGCCCGTTCGATGACCTTGACCGGCATACCCGCCATCTTGGCCACATGGATACCGAACGAGTGCTCCGTTCCCCCGCGCACCAGCTTGCGCAGGAAGAGTATCGTCCGATTGACCTCTTTCACCGAGACGTTGTAGTTCTTCACCCGCGGCAGCAGCTCCTCCAGCTCATTGAGCTCGTGGTAGTGGGTGGCGAACATGGTCTTCGCCCGCGCGGCCGGATGGTTGTGGATATACTCCACCATGGCCCAAGCTATCGACATGCCGTCGTAGGTACTCGTTCCGCGGCCTATCTCGTCGAGCAGAATGAGGCTGCGGTCGGAGAGGTTGTTCATGATGGAGGCCGATTCAAGCATCTCGACCATAAAGGTACTCTCTCCCTGCGAGATGTTGTCGCTCGCCCCCACCCGCGTGAATATCTTGTCCACCACGCCGATATGGGCCGACGAGGCGGGCACGAAAGAGCCCATCTGCGCCATCAGCACGATGAGGGCCGTCTGCCGCAGCAGGGCCGACTTACCGGCCATGTTGGGCCCCGTTATCATCATGATTTGCTGCGACGTATCGTCGAGATAAACATCGTTCGGGATATACTGCTGCCCCACGTCCATGAGCGTTTCGATGACGGGGTGGCGGCCGTCGCGGATATCTATCACCTTGTCCTCGGAGAGTTCCGGCCGGCAATACCCCCGTTCGGCCGCCATGACGGCGAACGAACGCAGGCAGTCGGCCCGCGCCACCACTGCCGCATCCCGCTGAAACGCCGCGATGGAACGGGAGAGGAACTCCACCAATCCGGCATAGATACGCTGCTCGATGGCGAGCATCTTCTCCTCGGCACCGAGTATCTTCTCCTCATACTCCTTGAGCTCCTGCGTAATGTAACGTTCGGCCGAAGTCAGCGTCTGCTTGCGTATCCAGTCGGCCGGCACCTTGTCCTTGTGGGTGTTCCTCACCTCGATATAGTAGCCGAAGACGTTGTTGAAGCTCACCTTGAGCGACGGGATACCGGTCGCCTCGCTCTCGCGCCGCTGTATCTCGGCAATCACGTCCTTGCCGTGGCATGCGATGCGGCGCAGGTCGTCCAGTTCGAGGTCCACGCCATCGGCAATGATACCCCCCTTCTGTATCTGATTGTTCTGCGGGTCGGGAAACAGCTCCTTTTCGATACGCTCCCGCTGCTCCTCGCACAAATCGAGCCCCTCGGCCAGCGAAGCCAGCGCCGCATCGTCCGAGGCAAGGAGCACCCGCCGCAGGTCGGCCACGGCTCCCAGCGACAGTTTGAGCTGCACCATCTCTCGCGGCGTGATGCGCTGGGTGGCGATACGCGACGAAAGCCTTTCGAGGTCGGTTATCCGTTCCAATATTCCGCCGACCTCTTCCCGCAGCCCGTCGTCGCCCCGAAACCGCTCCACCACGTCGAGCCTACGGTTGAGCCGCGCGACATCCTTTATCGGCAGCGCTATCCACTGCTTGAGCAGACGCCCGCCCATGGGAGTGACCGTCCGGTCGATGACATCCGCGAAGCCGCACCGCTCGCGCAGAGAGTTGGACGAAAAGAGTTCGAGGTTGCGTATGGTGAAACGGTCTATCCACACGTAGGCGTTCTCGTCGATGCGCGAAATACCCGTAATGTGGCCCACATTCTTGTGTTCCGTAAAATCCAGGTAGTAGAGAATGGCTCCTGCGGCCGAAATGCCGCTCGTCATGGAGTCGATGCCGTACCCCTTGAGCGAGGCGGTACCGAACTGCTTGCAGAGCTTCTCCCGGTTGATATCCTCGGCAAATACCCACTCGTCGAGTTTGTAGGTATAGTTACGGGTACCGAACGCACGAGTGAAACGCTCCTCCCAGCCCCGTTGGTAGATGATTTCCTTCGGGGCAAGATTGGACAGGAGCTTGTCCACGTAGTCGTCCCGCCCCTCGGCTACGTAGAACTCCCCGGTCGAAAGGTCGAGAAAAGCCACTCCCGTGGTCTTTTTCCCGAAATGTACCGATGCGAGAAACGTATTTTCCTTGTTGACGAGTACGTTGTCGCTCAGCACCACGCCGGGAGTGACCAGTTCGATGACTCCCCGCTTCACGATTCCCTTGACGAGCTTGGGATCCTCGAGCTGCTCGCACACGGCCACCCGCTCCCCTGCCCGGACGAGTTTCGGCAGATAGGTATCCAGCGCATGGTAGGGAAAACCGGCCAGCTCCACATAGCTGGCCGCTCCGTTCGCCCGGCGGGTAAGAGTAATACCCAGAATACGGCTCGCACGAACGGCATCTTCGCCGAACGTTTCGTAAAAGTCACCCACCCGGAAAAGCAGCACTGCATCGCCATGCACCGCCTTGATGGAGTAGTACTGCTTCATCAGCGGCGTCTCCACATATTTCCTATCCTTCGCTTCGCTCTCCTTTCCTGCCATAATGCAACTGCCTTAACCACCTGCAAAGTTAAAAAATTCTCCCGAAAAACATTTCGTGAAACCCAGCCGTCCACGCCTCCCGGAGGGGTGACAGGACGGCAGTGCGACGGCGACAAAACGCCCGTCCGCAACGGAGCGAATCCGCAAGAATAACGAAAGAGGCATCCCCCTTTCGGGAGGATGCCTCATGTCCGAAACCGCCTCGGCGATTATTGCATTTCGATGTTGTCTATACAGAAGAACGCAGGTACGTTCAGACCGTACTCACCGACGTCGTTGGACTCGATGGAGAATACCACACGCGATACCTCTCCCAGCGGCGAAAGGTCGAAACCGGCCCACGTTCCGAGTACCTGCTCCCCTTCGGCCAGGCGGAAGGAAGCCGTGGAGGTCTGCGTTCCCGCGGCATCGTACCCCGTGACGACGAGGTCGACCCAAAGCGCCTCTTCGTTCTCTTCTTCTCCTACGCGCGGATGCGCCACACAATAGTGATAGGTCTTGTTCGCATTGGCCACCTCGGCGGAAACCAGCCGTACCGGTTCGGAGAACTCGATGACCGGAACGCCGTACTCCCCGCCCCAGTCGCCGAACGCATAGCCGACGGCGAACTTAGTGTTATCCGATGCATAAACGCTGAACTGATTGGAATAATCCATGCCGAGGTCTTCCAGGTCGCGGTTGGCCGAAAGGGCGAAACCGCCCCACGACTCCCACGTTCCGTCATAGGCATAATAGCTCCCGAAAGAAGCGGCCCCTTCCGTATAAAGCAAGCCGTTGTACACCTGCGAACCGTCCACTTCCGCGGCTTGTTCCCGGCCCCACAGGATATCGGAATAGGTACCCGTCGCCGCGGACAGCTCCGCCGCCTCGAAAGTTACCGTCGTCGTTTCCGGCTCCACGGGGCCCGTCCCCTCGAACGCTATCTCACCGTAGTAGGTGAACTCCAGCACCCGGTCCCATACGTCGGTTACACTGCCTTTTATCTCATACTTCCCGTTGTAGAACGACACCGTCACGCTGCCGCCGGAGAGTGCCTGTCGGTCGCCGCCGTAACTGTACTCGGTGAAGACGCTCAACGTACTCTGCGCCGAAGCAAGGATAACGCCGGCCTGAGCATCGGCCGAAAAGAGGTACTCTCCGGAAGCGATTTGCGCCTCGGCTCCCGAGGCGGCCGTCACGAGCTCCAGCGCCAGGGAGATATCCGCATCCTTGTAATTGTCCACCGCCGCCGTACTGTGTCCGTTCGTCCAGAGCGTTACCGCATAGTGCCTCAACCCGGCCTCCTCGCCCCGATAGACCGCCTTGCCGTTGGTCAGTTTCTTGAAATTCATCGGTTCGGCATTTCCGCCGCCACCCCTCTGACAGCCGCCGAGCGACAGTGCAGCAGCCGCAACCGCCACGAATAGAAAAATCCTCTTCATCTCTTCTGCAAATTATATATCTGTTTATCCGTATCGAACGATATCCCGGCCCTGTTTCTCCCGGGCCGTCCGAAATACGAACGGATTTCCGCTGCCATGCGTATCACAAATCCGAACCTTTTTCCGCTACAAATGTATTACAAATACCATACGGTTGCAAAAACAGCGTTAAAATCGGGTTACGTTCCGCAATGGGGCATCGGAACGCCCTATCTTTGTTCCGTGCGGCATACAGGCACACGCAACGGCATCGGAAAAGGTTTATGAAAAGAGAGATTTTCCCCACCCTGCTGGTTTCGGTACTCTGCCTGCTCGCAGCCTGCACAGGAACAGGCGACGGGCAGGAACCGGTCAGGAATATCATCTTCATGATAGGCGACGGCATGGGGCTGCCGCAGGTAACGGCCCTTTCGCTC
Proteins encoded:
- a CDS encoding helix-turn-helix transcriptional regulator translates to MKDVVIPYDLPDQENHSFFFIDQRVDVRMEAKLHRHDAWELYYVLQGYGARTAGDTLQPFAAGDVVLIPPSMHHHWDYAPSSADKEGCIRYLMVAFRHTLVQRCMEVFPELRNGLTGVVFPTEALKFGVRSSRIVRQALHKMNGLNELERLCEMFRLLPVIFTASDYSFAGKPVRMERDVRRMQQIHAYVMAHYIHPISLDDMAAETGMNRSAFCSYFKRCKGMTFSQFVTQYRLNTACELLKHSQKSISEVCYLVGFNDLPHFIRVFRKNIGTSPSQYRKRLQQT
- a CDS encoding nitroreductase family protein; this translates as MEFYEVLEKRRTYRDFSDREVSDELLKRVIGAAFKAPTNDHLRQLEFIVVRGRENIARIITPLAKHMAAFKDLVFEADDSGDKDKRAMFADALPKQQKMLLDSGLLILPFFRQKQSPLLEPAEQSSLNYFASAWCAVENMLLAAAAEGLGTAFHIPVSDEAEMIKKIVGAPEDYEFTCLLTIGYPAENAFLPKQKEIDIEDRIHENIW
- a CDS encoding DUF4465 domain-containing protein, coding for MKRIFLFVAVAAAALSLGGCQRGGGGNAEPMNFKKLTNGKAVYRGEEAGLRHYAVTLWTNGHSTAAVDNYKDADISLALELVTAASGAEAQIASGEYLFSADAQAGVILASAQSTLSVFTEYSYGGDRQALSGGSVTVSFYNGKYEIKGSVTDVWDRVLEFTYYGEIAFEGTGPVEPETTTVTFEAAELSAATGTYSDILWGREQAAEVDGSQVYNGLLYTEGAASFGSYYAYDGTWESWGGFALSANRDLEDLGMDYSNQFSVYASDNTKFAVGYAFGDWGGEYGVPVIEFSEPVRLVSAEVANANKTYHYCVAHPRVGEEENEEALWVDLVVTGYDAAGTQTSTASFRLAEGEQVLGTWAGFDLSPLGEVSRVVFSIESNDVGEYGLNVPAFFCIDNIEMQ
- the mutS gene encoding DNA mismatch repair protein MutS, producing MAGKESEAKDRKYVETPLMKQYYSIKAVHGDAVLLFRVGDFYETFGEDAVRASRILGITLTRRANGAASYVELAGFPYHALDTYLPKLVRAGERVAVCEQLEDPKLVKGIVKRGVIELVTPGVVLSDNVLVNKENTFLASVHFGKKTTGVAFLDLSTGEFYVAEGRDDYVDKLLSNLAPKEIIYQRGWEERFTRAFGTRNYTYKLDEWVFAEDINREKLCKQFGTASLKGYGIDSMTSGISAAGAILYYLDFTEHKNVGHITGISRIDENAYVWIDRFTIRNLELFSSNSLRERCGFADVIDRTVTPMGGRLLKQWIALPIKDVARLNRRLDVVERFRGDDGLREEVGGILERITDLERLSSRIATQRITPREMVQLKLSLGAVADLRRVLLASDDAALASLAEGLDLCEEQRERIEKELFPDPQNNQIQKGGIIADGVDLELDDLRRIACHGKDVIAEIQRRESEATGIPSLKVSFNNVFGYYIEVRNTHKDKVPADWIRKQTLTSAERYITQELKEYEEKILGAEEKMLAIEQRIYAGLVEFLSRSIAAFQRDAAVVARADCLRSFAVMAAERGYCRPELSEDKVIDIRDGRHPVIETLMDVGQQYIPNDVYLDDTSQQIMMITGPNMAGKSALLRQTALIVLMAQMGSFVPASSAHIGVVDKIFTRVGASDNISQGESTFMVEMLESASIMNNLSDRSLILLDEIGRGTSTYDGMSIAWAMVEYIHNHPAARAKTMFATHYHELNELEELLPRVKNYNVSVKEVNRTILFLRKLVRGGTEHSFGIHVAKMAGMPVKVIERAEAILASLEGAGRAAAGAGEETGSDVREEAAVPAGVRAVAKPSGRGKGRKTSGAEEHLPGVQLSMFQLEDPVLVQIRDQIRGLDIDSLTPIQALNMLNDIKRITGL
- the mnmD gene encoding tRNA (5-methylaminomethyl-2-thiouridine)(34)-methyltransferase MnmD, whose product is METIHPEKVTTDDGTATLRHPLFGDTYHSLHGAATESEHVFIRNGLAAAGRNSVRILEAGFGSGLNAWLTLEYARRHGIRIDYRAVERYPVDAETACGLGYTEDTLFADLHRSAWDRELPLAEGFTLTKYAADLTEPGREWERYTYDLVYFDAFAPATQPEMWTADIFRRIFRILAPGGALVTYSARGTVKQALREAGFTVRRLPGAPGKHHMLRAEKPVEPPAGHPAE
- a CDS encoding RluA family pseudouridine synthase, translating into MANDTFTGGFSAGDILYEDNHLIAVNKRAGQLVQSDTAGEPGLEEMIKAFIKERDGKPGEVFLGVAHRIDRPVSGAVLFAKTSKALVRLNEMLRDRSVKKIYWAITENIPEEPEGTLRHWMTRDGKTNRAHAYASPRGDAKEAVLRYRLLGGSKNYRLLEVELITGRHHQIRCQLAKAGCPIKGDLKYGAPRSNPGGGISLHSRSLSFVHPVRREPLTITAPVPKEDSLWSFFEKSQGGDE
- a CDS encoding head GIN domain-containing protein, which translates into the protein MKRIFTLLFCLLAAASATSGHTAERQDEACNTTHAADSSIRPAKKSVTQRREVRRFEEIAASSGITVLVRQADEWTVEVSADENIIDRVQTEVVGNTLRIRYRNNTSINGRHEPTVVRVSCPVLTNISATSGTDITFTNLFEGEALTVHATSAARIDGAIRYGSLMLSATSGADITLTGRSRHSTLTATSGANIDASALVSEEVSASATSGAHVKTYAHTRLTAKATSGAIVVYYGNPTQTDISATSGGSIRKRP
- a CDS encoding cytidine deaminase; translation: MEKQYTFPYRQYTLPDGATPEERLLIEEARKAAQGAYAPFSGYRVGAAARLASGRIITAANQESEVFPAGLCAERVLLFSHLATDPEDRITALAIASVPDDTECCPCGGCRQVMLDTMRRQGTPFRIIMSSEQSATVVDSPACLMPFPFGL